A stretch of the Elephas maximus indicus isolate mEleMax1 chromosome 3, mEleMax1 primary haplotype, whole genome shotgun sequence genome encodes the following:
- the LOC126071748 gene encoding thioredoxin-like protein 4A, with protein sequence MSYTLPHLENGWQVDQAILSEDNRIVVIRFGHDWDPTCMRMDEVLYRIAEKVQRFAVIYLVDITEVPCFNQMYELYDPCTVMFFYRNKHIQIDLGTGDNNKITWAIDDKQEMIDIVETVYRGARKGRGLVVSPKDYCTKHRY encoded by the coding sequence ATGTCCTACACGCTTCCGCATCTAGAGAACGGCTGGCAGGTGGACCAGGCCATCCTTTCCGAGGACAACCGCATCGTCGTCATTCGCTTTGGACACGACTGGGATCCCACCTGCATGAGAATGGACGAGGTTCTCTATAGAATCGCCGAGAAGGTCCAGAGATTTGCCGTGATCTATCTGGTCGATATCACCGAGGTGCCTTGCTTCAACCAAATGTATGAGCTTTACGATCCCTGCACCGTCATGTTCTTCTACAGGAACAAACACATCCAGATCGATCTGGGCACTGGCGACAACAACAAGATCACCTGGGCCATCGACGACAAACAGGAGATGATCGACATCGTGGAGACGGTCTACCGAGGGGCGCGCAAGGGCCGGGGGCTCGTCGTGTCTCCGAAGGACTACTGCACCAAGCACAGATACTGA